Proteins encoded together in one Lathyrus oleraceus cultivar Zhongwan6 chromosome 5, CAAS_Psat_ZW6_1.0, whole genome shotgun sequence window:
- the LOC127082088 gene encoding uncharacterized protein LOC127082088, protein MSQHQTTPASKTIKSTQKVSAPSMDFHDDEILDMVPLSVIPCEALDLNHPMDALASACPNQGNISIIPSGSSHATNSKEDIHHTDRVIRNLVTRILNEGHSVKGVFTPLSKMYPSPEVAQHSEKDDDSSSSEKDMVVEGLCSLGQTVSGKGKFMASKTANASHSEKHDVANDVIDLEDDRSDDQEDSLLHQLKPSVAKRMKTRKGRYVAELMSTKTAKKTVGVGPSKSWSKIEKTTVRKSPAKVVDVHLDTISFHLEDGAAKWKFVIQRRVAVERELGKDVVEVKEVMDLIKTVGLMKIVVGKVKGAGELEATDNEVCREITARQVKGWPIKKHLPAGKLTVKYAILHKIRVVNWVPTNHISTIANTLGRFIFVVGTKMNFDYGRFMFKQIIKHASTNAVKLPIAFPSMICGIILNQHPASKVGTIVVLKETCKELGEGIRVETVRKQSLEALIAGLEQVEGENIDQAKEAEAHTSSERSATNDETSSNSVSSADEAFYWFVSQLAYS, encoded by the exons atgtcacaacatcaaactACTCCTGCTTCAAAAACTATTAAGTCTACTCAAAAGGTTAGCGCTCCTTCCATGGACTTTCACGATGATGAAATTCTGGATATGGTTCCCCTATCAGTTATTCCCTGCGAGGCCCTTGATTTGAACCATCCCATGGATGCCTTAGCTTCTGCATGCCCCAATCAAGGTAACATCTCTATTATCCCTTCTGGCTCATCTCATGCCACTAACTCTAAGGAAGATATACaccacactgatcgtgtcataagaaacctagtcactagaatccttaaCGAAGGACATTCTGTGAAGGGAGTCTTTACTCCCTTGtctaaaatgtacccctctcctgaggttgcACAACATAGTGAGAAGGATGACGATTCCTCCAGTTCTGAGAAGGACATGGTTGTTGAAGGTTTGTGCTCTCTAGGGCAAACTGTGTCTGGTAAAGGAAAATTTATGGCATCTAAAACTGCCAATGCTTCTCATTCTGAGAAGCATGATGTTGCAAACGatgtgattgacctagaggatgataggtcTGATGATCAAGAGGATAGCTTACTTCATCAATTAAAGCCAAGTGTGGCTAAGCGTATGAAGACTCGAAAAGGAAGATATGTGGCTGAACTGATGTCAACTAAAACAGCTAAGAAGACTGTTGGTGTTGGTCCttccaaatcttggagcaagattgaa AAAACCACTGTGAGGAAGTCTCCTGCTAAAGTTGTTGATGTGCATTTGGATACTATTTCTTTCCATCTTGAGGATGGAGCTGCCAAatggaaatttgtgattcaaagaaGGGTGGCTGTGGAAAGGGAGTTAGGAAAGGATGTTGTTGAAgtcaaggaggtcatggacctgataaAGACTGTTGGGTTGATGAAGATTGTGGTTGG AAAAGTTAAGGGTGCAGGTGAATTGGaagctacagacaatgaggtctgtagagaAATTACAGCTAGGCAGGTGAAAGGGTGGCCTATTAAGAAGCATCTTCCTGCTGGGAAGTTAACTGTCAAGTATGCTATATTGCATAAAATAAGAGTTGtaaattgggtgcctaccaaccatATTTCCACAATTGCTAATACCCTTGGAAGATTTATCTTTGTTGTTGGAACCAAAATGAAttttgactatggtagatttatgtttaAACAAATTATCAAGCATGCATCTACTAATGCAGTTAAACTGCctattgcctttccctctatgatttgtgggattatcctgaaTCAACACCCTG cctcaaaagTTGGAACTATTGTTGTGCTGAAGGAGACTTGTAAAGAGTTGGgtgaagggataagggtagaAACAGTTAGGAAACAATCATTAGAAGCATTGATTGCAGGCTTGGAGCAAGTTGAAGGTGAAAATATTGATCaggctaaggaagctgaagcccacacttctagtgagaggtctgcaacTAATGATGAGACAAGTAGCAATTCTGTTTCTAGTGCTGATGAAGCT TTTTATTGGTTTGTATCTCAGCTTGCTTACAGCTGA